In Methanofollis aquaemaris, the genomic window GGTCAAGAACCGTGCAGACCGGATTGTCTTCTGGGGCTGCAACCCTGCCCATGCCCACCCGCGGCACATGAGCAGGTACTCGATCTTCCCGCGTGGGTTCTTCACCGGGAAGGGTCACAAGGCCCGTAAGATGGTCGTTGTCGACCCGCGGAGCACCGACACGGCAAAGATGGCCGATCTCCACATGCAGATCGAGCAGGGCCGGGACTACGAACTTCTCAGCGCCCTGCGTGTCGCCATCCGCGGCAACCCGCTGCCTGAGACCGTCGCCGGCATCCCGAGAGAGACGATCCAGGACGTCGCCGAGACCCTCAAGTCAGGCCGTTTCGTGGTCATCTTCTTCGGCATGGGTGTCACCCAGTCGCTCTCGAAGAACCACAACATCGACATCGCCATCGCACTCACCCGCGACCTCAACGACTACACCAAAGCGGCCATCATGCCGATGCGCGGTCACTACAACGTCACCGGCTCGGGCCAGGTGCTCGGGTGGCAGTTCGGGTTCCCGTTCTGTGTGGACCTTTCCCGCGGCTTTGCCCGTTACAATCCGGGCGACTCGACCTCGAACGACCTGCTTCGCAGGGGCGAGGTGGACGCGGTCTTTGTCCTGGGCTCTGACCCGGGTGCACACTTCCCGATCTCTTCGGTGAAGAAGATCGCACAGCTCCCCTCGGTCTGTGTCGACCCGCACTACACGCCGACCAGCGCTGTCTGCAAACTCCACATGCCGACCGCATTCGTCGGTGTTGAGGAGGGCGGCTGCGCCTACCGGATGGACAATGTCCCGATCGAGACCAGGAAAGTCGTCGAGCCTCCCGAGGGCATGCTCAGCGATGAAGGGTTCCTCGAACGTGTGCTCGCACGGGTAAAGGAGATCAAGGGAGTTGCGTGAAATGGCAGAATATCTGATCAAGAACGGTTTCGTCTTCGACCCGGTGCTCGGGATCAACGGGGACAAGGTTGATATTGCCATCAAAGACGGCAAGATCGTCCAGTCTACCGAGATCAAGAACCCGACGGTCGTCGA contains:
- a CDS encoding formylmethanofuran dehydrogenase subunit B, with amino-acid sequence MAKIITDVVCPFCGTLCDDLEVKVSDDGKEILEVYNACVIGTEKFLHSQAEDRLTVPMKQDEEGNWNEVSIDEAVDYTAQMLCNAKKPLMYGWSSTNCEAQSAGHEIAELCGAVVDNTATVCHGTTLIAVQDVGVPSCTLGEVKNRADRIVFWGCNPAHAHPRHMSRYSIFPRGFFTGKGHKARKMVVVDPRSTDTAKMADLHMQIEQGRDYELLSALRVAIRGNPLPETVAGIPRETIQDVAETLKSGRFVVIFFGMGVTQSLSKNHNIDIAIALTRDLNDYTKAAIMPMRGHYNVTGSGQVLGWQFGFPFCVDLSRGFARYNPGDSTSNDLLRRGEVDAVFVLGSDPGAHFPISSVKKIAQLPSVCVDPHYTPTSAVCKLHMPTAFVGVEEGGCAYRMDNVPIETRKVVEPPEGMLSDEGFLERVLARVKEIKGVA